The region CTGTGGCTCGTGTTTTAGCGCGGGGAAATCTTGGACAACCGCGCGCATATGGGATAAACTAGTATTAGCCGAGAGGATTCTTATGTACAAGATCTTTATCTCCACAGGCGAGGCGTCAGGCGACCTCAATGGCGCCAGCGTCGCCGCCGCCCTCAGGAATATCCGGCCCGACGTCGCGCTCTTCGGCATGGGCGGCGAAATGATGCGCGCCGCCGGAGTGGAGATTGTCTATGACATCGCCGACCTCGGCGTCATGGGAATTGTCGAGGTCGCCAAAAGCCTGCCCAAATTGTTCAGGCTGCGGGATTTCCTCGCCGACTGGCTGGAGCGCGAACGCCCCGACGTTCTGGTAGTAATCGACTACCCCGGTTTCAACACCCGGCTGGCCAAAATAGCCAGACGGCTCGGCATCCCCGTCATTTCCTACATCAGCCCCTCCGCATGGGCATGGGGCCGCGGGCGGGCGCGGGAAGTCGCGGAAACGGTGACCAAGGTCGCCGCCATTTTCCCCTTCGAGGCCGATGTTTACCGCCAGGCCGGCGCCGACGTCGTCTTCGTCGGCCATCCCCTGCTTGACATCGTTAAGCCCTCACTCCCCAGGGACGAGGCATACCGCCTGTTCGGTGCCGATCCGGCACGACCGGTGGTGCTGCTAATGCCGGGCAGCCGGCGTCAGGAAATCGACATGCTTCTGCCCGCTATGCTGGCGGGAATGGAAGAAGTGGCAAGAAAAGTGCCGGAATGTCAAATATTTTTACCGGTAGCCTCGACAATTTCCCGGGAAATATTGCAAAATATAATTGACGGCTACAATATAGAAGTGCGACTCACCGCCGGCAACACCTACGACCTGATGAACATCGGCACCGTGGCGGTGGCCGCCTCCGGCACCGCCACCCTCGAAGCCGCCATCATGGGCCTGCCCACGGTCATCGTCTATAAGGTCGCGGCCTTAACCTATCTGCTGGGCAAACTGCTCGTCAAGATACCCCATATCGGCCTGCCCAACATCGTCGCCGGCCGACGCATCGTACCCGAGCTCCTGCAGGGCGAGGCCAGCGCCGCCAACATCGCCCGCGAAACGCTGCCCATCGTCGCCGACCCCACGGTCCGAGACCGCATCGTCGCCGATTTGGCCGACGTCAGGCGGAGGCTCGGAGAAACAGGTGCGGTGGGACGGGTGGCGGAAGTCATACTTGAAGTGGCCGCGCACGGCCACGGAGGAGCGGCATGAATCTATACCTGCGCTTGCTGAAATACGTCCGGCCTTACATGGTGAGGGTCGTTGTCGCCGTAGTCTGCATCATTCTGGCCGCGGCGGCCAACCTCTACGTGCCCTGGATCATAAAGGACGTCATCGACGACGTTCTGACCGCCAAGGACATGACCATGCTCAACTTCATCGCCGGCGGCATCATCGCGGTGTTCCTGCTGCGCGGGATCTTTTTCTACGGCCAGACCTATCTGATGGCCTTCGTCGGCCAGCGGGTCATTATCGATATCCGCGAAGCCCTCTACCGCCACCTGCAGCGACTGTCGATGTCCTACTTCGAAACCCGCCGCACCGGCGCCATCATGAGCTACATCACCAACGATGTGGCAGCCCTCCAGTCGGCTCTGGTCGAGAGCGTCATCGAAATGTTTACGGAGAGCGTTGTGCTGGTCGGTTCGATCATCGCCATGTTCGTCCTTCACTGGAAGCTGTCCCTGCTGACCTTCATAACCCTGCCGCTCGTCTTCCAGGCCATCAATGTCTTCGGCAAGAAGCTGCGGCTAGCCGGGGCGGTCATGCAGGAACGCGCCGCCGACATAACCTCCGTGCTTCAGGAAACCGTCCTGGCAGTGCGGGTCATCAAGTCGTTTGTGCG is a window of Selenomonadales bacterium 4137-cl DNA encoding:
- the lpxB gene encoding lipid-A-disaccharide synthase, whose amino-acid sequence is MYKIFISTGEASGDLNGASVAAALRNIRPDVALFGMGGEMMRAAGVEIVYDIADLGVMGIVEVAKSLPKLFRLRDFLADWLERERPDVLVVIDYPGFNTRLAKIARRLGIPVISYISPSAWAWGRGRAREVAETVTKVAAIFPFEADVYRQAGADVVFVGHPLLDIVKPSLPRDEAYRLFGADPARPVVLLMPGSRRQEIDMLLPAMLAGMEEVARKVPECQIFLPVASTISREILQNIIDGYNIEVRLTAGNTYDLMNIGTVAVAASGTATLEAAIMGLPTVIVYKVAALTYLLGKLLVKIPHIGLPNIVAGRRIVPELLQGEASAANIARETLPIVADPTVRDRIVADLADVRRRLGETGAVGRVAEVILEVAAHGHGGAA